The following proteins are co-located in the Pseudomonas cavernae genome:
- the desA gene encoding delta-9 fatty acid desaturase DesA — protein MWYNGLLDLSAWQLLAVTLLMTHVTIVSVTVYLHRYSAHRALELHPALKHFFRFWLWLTTGQNTREWTAIHRKHHAKCETVDDPHSPVIKGLGTVLRKGAELYQEEAKNQETLRIYGKNCPEDWIERNLYSRFPIGGVTLMAIIDLALFGVLGMTVWAVQMMWIPVWAAGVINGLGHALGYRNFECRDAATNLVPWGILIGGEELHNNHHTYPNSAKLSVKKWEFDMGYAWIKLFSLFGLAKVQRVAPIAHRVAGKGNLDMDTAMAILNNRFQIMAQYRKLVIAPLVKQELAKADESVRHLFRRAKRLLSRETSLLEERHQARIADLLAQSQALKVIYEKRLALQQIWVKTSANGHDMLDAIKLWVHDAEASGIQSLRDFAEQLKTYSLRPAALA, from the coding sequence ATGTGGTACAACGGTTTACTCGACCTGTCGGCCTGGCAACTGCTGGCGGTTACCCTGCTGATGACCCACGTCACCATCGTGTCGGTCACCGTCTATCTGCACCGCTACTCGGCGCACCGCGCGCTGGAACTGCACCCGGCGCTCAAGCACTTCTTCCGCTTCTGGCTGTGGCTGACCACCGGCCAGAACACCCGCGAGTGGACCGCCATCCACCGCAAGCATCACGCCAAATGCGAGACCGTCGATGACCCGCACAGCCCGGTGATCAAGGGCCTTGGCACCGTACTACGCAAGGGCGCCGAGCTGTATCAGGAAGAGGCGAAGAACCAGGAAACCCTGCGCATCTACGGCAAGAACTGCCCGGAAGACTGGATCGAGCGCAACCTCTACTCGCGCTTCCCGATCGGCGGCGTGACGCTGATGGCGATCATCGATCTGGCCCTGTTCGGCGTGCTCGGCATGACCGTCTGGGCGGTGCAGATGATGTGGATTCCGGTGTGGGCCGCCGGTGTGATCAATGGCCTCGGCCATGCCCTCGGCTACCGCAACTTCGAGTGCCGCGACGCCGCCACCAATCTCGTGCCCTGGGGCATCCTGATCGGCGGCGAAGAGCTGCACAACAACCACCACACCTACCCGAACTCGGCCAAGCTGTCGGTGAAGAAGTGGGAGTTCGACATGGGCTACGCCTGGATCAAGCTGTTCAGCCTGTTCGGCCTGGCCAAGGTGCAGCGCGTGGCGCCGATCGCCCACCGGGTGGCCGGCAAGGGCAACCTGGACATGGATACCGCCATGGCCATCCTCAACAACCGCTTCCAGATCATGGCGCAGTACCGCAAGCTGGTGATCGCGCCGCTGGTCAAGCAGGAGCTGGCCAAGGCCGACGAGTCGGTGCGCCATCTGTTCCGCCGCGCCAAGCGCCTGCTGTCGCGCGAAACCAGCCTGCTGGAGGAGCGCCACCAGGCGCGCATCGCCGACCTGCTGGCGCAGAGCCAGGCGCTCAAGGTGATCTACGAGAAGCGTCTGGCGCTGCAACAGATCTGGGTCAAGACCAGCGCCAACGGTCACGACATGCTCGACGCGATCAAGCTCTGGGTGCACGACGCCGAGGCCAGCGGCATCCAGTCGCTGCGCGATTTCGCCGAGCAGTTGAAGACCTATTCGCTGCGTCCGGCCGCCCTGGCGTAG